In a single window of the Streptomyces sp. NBC_00094 genome:
- a CDS encoding TerD family protein, which yields MTHAMLKGSNVPLDTAAVRAVLHWTPGPGVPDVDASALLLGADGRVRSDEDFVFYNQPRHPSGAVRRLPKKRVAEGLTDTVEADLGSLEASVDRVVVAASSDGGTFRSVSDLRILVYDATAGPDREPLALFDVTAETGEETAVICGELYRRGDGWKFRAVGQGYPTGLIGLATDFGISVDEDAQEAAQEALRDAQGAPGAAQEAQGATTGATAPVFPSAGTPDLDATVVHATVPPQPTVPPVPDRAPAYGYPQGPGGQPANAPAPAYGYPQPVHQPDPHAAPEFRMPPMGPQFVRS from the coding sequence ATGACGCACGCGATGCTGAAGGGCTCCAACGTCCCTCTCGACACCGCGGCCGTACGGGCCGTGCTCCACTGGACCCCGGGCCCCGGGGTCCCCGACGTGGATGCCTCGGCCCTGCTGCTCGGCGCCGACGGGCGCGTGCGGTCCGACGAGGACTTCGTCTTCTACAACCAGCCGCGCCACCCCTCGGGCGCCGTGCGGCGGCTGCCGAAGAAGCGGGTGGCCGAGGGCCTCACGGACACCGTGGAGGCCGATCTGGGCAGCCTGGAGGCCTCGGTCGACCGGGTGGTCGTCGCGGCCTCCTCCGACGGCGGCACCTTCCGCTCCGTCTCCGACCTGCGGATCCTGGTGTACGACGCGACCGCCGGGCCGGACCGCGAGCCGCTGGCCCTGTTCGACGTGACGGCGGAGACCGGCGAGGAGACGGCGGTTATCTGCGGCGAGCTGTACCGCCGCGGGGACGGGTGGAAGTTCCGCGCGGTGGGGCAGGGCTATCCGACGGGCCTCATCGGCCTCGCCACGGACTTCGGCATCTCGGTCGACGAGGACGCCCAGGAAGCCGCCCAGGAGGCCCTGCGGGACGCCCAGGGCGCCCCGGGAGCCGCACAGGAGGCCCAGGGCGCCACGACCGGCGCCACGGCCCCTGTCTTCCCCTCCGCCGGCACCCCGGACCTCGACGCGACCGTGGTCCACGCGACCGTACCGCCGCAGCCCACGGTGCCGCCCGTGCCGGACCGGGCCCCCGCCTACGGGTACCCGCAGGGACCGGGGGGACAGCCGGCGAACGCCCCGGCCCCCGCGTACGGCTACCCGCAGCCCGTGCACCAGCCGGATCCGCACGCGGCACCGGAGTTCCGGATGCCGCCCATGGGCCCCCAGTTCGTCAGGTCCTGA
- a CDS encoding peroxiredoxin, protein MAIEVGTEAPGFALKDNHGRTVKLSDFRGEKTVVLLFYPFAFTGVCTGELRELRDNLPKFVNDDTQLLAVSNDSIHTLRVFADQEDLDFPLLSDFWKHGEASRAYGVFDEEKGCAVRGTFIIDKEGVVRWTVVNALPDARDLGEYVKALDAV, encoded by the coding sequence ATGGCGATCGAGGTCGGCACCGAGGCCCCGGGCTTCGCGCTGAAGGACAACCACGGCCGCACCGTGAAGCTCTCGGACTTCCGCGGCGAGAAGACCGTGGTGCTGCTCTTCTACCCCTTCGCCTTCACCGGCGTCTGCACCGGCGAGCTGCGCGAGCTGCGCGACAACCTCCCGAAGTTCGTCAACGACGACACCCAGCTCCTCGCCGTCTCCAACGACTCGATCCACACCCTGCGCGTCTTCGCCGACCAGGAGGACCTGGACTTCCCGCTGCTCTCCGACTTCTGGAAGCACGGCGAGGCCTCCCGGGCCTACGGCGTCTTCGACGAGGAGAAGGGCTGCGCGGTGCGCGGCACCTTCATCATCGACAAGGAGGGCGTGGTCCGCTGGACCGTCGTGAACGCCCTGCCCGACGCCCGTGACCTCGGCGAGTACGTCAAGGCGCTCGACGCCGTCTGA
- a CDS encoding HAD family hydrolase translates to MSTTLVASDLDRTLIYSSAALALGMPDAQAPRLLCVEVHESKPLSYMTEDAADLLALLTDEAVFVPTTTRTRKQYQRIQLPGTTPKYAICANGGHILVDGVSDRDWQATVASRLADECAPLSEIRAYLTATTDLSWVRKHRVAEDLFAYLVVERERLPEEWLRRFGEWAGERGWTVSLQGRKVYAVPKPLTKSAAVREVARRIGATLTLAAGDSLLDADLLMAADRAWRPGHGELADSDWTAPHLDVLAERGVAAGEEILRRFRAAAAR, encoded by the coding sequence GTGAGTACGACCCTGGTCGCGAGCGACCTCGACCGCACCCTGATCTACTCGAGCGCGGCCCTCGCCCTCGGGATGCCCGACGCGCAGGCGCCCCGGCTGCTGTGCGTCGAGGTCCACGAGTCGAAGCCGCTGTCCTACATGACCGAGGACGCGGCCGACCTCCTGGCGCTGCTGACCGACGAGGCGGTCTTCGTCCCCACCACGACGCGAACGCGCAAGCAGTACCAGCGCATCCAACTCCCGGGAACCACACCGAAGTACGCGATCTGCGCCAACGGCGGGCACATCCTCGTCGACGGTGTCTCCGACCGCGACTGGCAGGCGACGGTGGCGAGCCGGCTCGCCGACGAGTGCGCGCCGCTCTCCGAGATCCGCGCGTACCTCACCGCCACGACGGACCTGTCGTGGGTCCGCAAGCACCGGGTGGCCGAGGACCTCTTCGCCTACCTCGTCGTCGAGCGCGAGCGGCTGCCGGAGGAATGGCTGCGACGCTTCGGGGAGTGGGCGGGGGAGCGCGGCTGGACCGTCTCGCTGCAGGGCCGCAAGGTGTACGCGGTGCCGAAGCCGCTCACCAAGAGCGCGGCCGTCCGCGAGGTCGCGCGGCGCATCGGCGCCACGCTCACCCTGGCGGCGGGGGACTCTCTCCTCGACGCCGACCTGCTGATGGCCGCGGACCGGGCGTGGCGCCCGGGCCACGGCGAGCTGGCCGACAGCGACTGGACCGCCCCCCACCTCGACGTCCTCGCGGAACGCGGAGTCGCGGCGGGGGAGGAGATCCTCCGCCGCTTCCGGGCGGCGGCGGCCAGGTAG
- a CDS encoding DUF475 domain-containing protein: MVLKTFGWSFAITALGLVAAVLYGGWEAFGIVAILCVLEISLSFDNAVVNAGILKKMNAFWQKIFLTIGVLIAVFGMRLVFPVVIVAISAKIGPIEAVDLAFNEPERYEQLVTDAHPSIASFGGMFLLMIFLDFIFEDRDIKWLGWIERPLAKLGKVDMLSVCIALIVLAISAMTFATQAHQHGDTHIDASSTVLLSGVFGLITYLIVGGLSSFFENKLEEEEEREHEAEEEAKRSGKKVSVVQLAGKAAFFMFLYLEVLDASFSFDGVIGAFAITNDIVLMALGLGVGAMYVRSLTVYLVRQGTLDDYVYLEHGAHYAIGALAALLMVTIRYQIPEVVTGGIGVALIGWSFWSSVRRNKRLAAAEGGSGDKTEVSTGV; this comes from the coding sequence GTGGTTCTGAAAACCTTCGGCTGGTCGTTCGCGATCACTGCGCTCGGTCTGGTCGCAGCAGTGCTCTACGGGGGGTGGGAGGCATTCGGGATCGTTGCGATCCTCTGCGTCCTCGAGATCTCGCTGTCCTTCGACAACGCGGTGGTCAACGCCGGAATCCTGAAGAAGATGAATGCCTTCTGGCAGAAGATCTTCCTCACCATCGGTGTGCTCATCGCCGTCTTCGGTATGCGACTGGTCTTCCCCGTCGTGATCGTCGCGATCAGTGCCAAGATCGGCCCCATCGAGGCTGTCGATCTCGCCTTCAACGAACCCGAGCGCTACGAGCAGCTCGTGACCGACGCGCACCCGTCGATTGCGTCCTTCGGCGGCATGTTCCTGCTGATGATCTTCCTCGACTTCATTTTCGAGGACCGTGACATCAAGTGGCTCGGCTGGATCGAGCGCCCGCTGGCCAAGCTCGGCAAGGTCGACATGCTGTCGGTCTGCATCGCCCTCATCGTCCTGGCGATCAGCGCCATGACCTTCGCGACCCAGGCCCACCAGCACGGCGACACGCACATCGACGCGTCGTCGACCGTCCTGCTCTCGGGCGTCTTCGGTCTCATCACGTACCTCATCGTCGGCGGTCTCTCCAGCTTCTTCGAGAACAAGCTCGAGGAGGAGGAGGAGCGCGAGCACGAGGCCGAGGAAGAGGCCAAGCGCAGCGGCAAGAAGGTCTCCGTGGTCCAGCTGGCCGGCAAGGCCGCCTTCTTCATGTTCCTCTACCTGGAGGTCCTCGACGCCTCCTTCTCCTTCGACGGTGTCATCGGCGCCTTCGCCATCACCAACGACATCGTCCTGATGGCGCTCGGCCTCGGCGTCGGTGCCATGTACGTCCGTTCGCTGACGGTCTACCTGGTCCGTCAGGGCACCCTCGACGACTACGTCTACCTGGAGCACGGCGCCCACTACGCGATCGGCGCCCTGGCCGCGCTGCTCATGGTCACCATCCGCTACCAGATCCCCGAGGTCGTCACCGGCGGCATCGGTGTCGCCCTCATCGGCTGGTCCTTCTGGTCCTCCGTCCGCCGCAACAAGCGGCTCGCGGCGGCCGAGGGCGGCTCGGGAGACAAGACCGAGGTGTCCACCGGGGTGTGA
- a CDS encoding DUF3052 domain-containing protein, protein MSATADHAEERTNPAARLGFEPGQVVQEIGYDDDVDQDLREGIESIIGAELVDEEYDDVADAVVLWFRDEDGDLTDALVDAIGLLEDGGVIWLLTPKTGRDGYIEPSDINDAAQTAGLSQTKSISVAKDWAGARLVAPKR, encoded by the coding sequence GTGAGCGCGACCGCGGACCACGCGGAGGAGCGGACCAACCCGGCAGCGAGGCTGGGGTTCGAGCCTGGCCAGGTGGTCCAGGAGATCGGTTACGACGACGACGTCGACCAGGATCTCCGTGAAGGCATCGAGTCCATCATCGGAGCCGAACTCGTGGACGAGGAGTACGACGACGTCGCCGACGCCGTGGTCCTCTGGTTCCGTGACGAGGACGGCGACCTCACCGACGCCCTGGTGGACGCCATCGGTCTTCTGGAGGACGGCGGCGTGATCTGGCTGCTGACGCCGAAGACCGGCCGTGACGGCTACATCGAGCCGAGCGATATCAACGATGCCGCGCAGACAGCTGGTCTCTCCCAGACCAAGAGCATCAGCGTCGCCAAGGACTGGGCGGGCGCCCGCCTGGTGGCCCCCAAGCGCTGA
- a CDS encoding zinc ribbon domain-containing protein, producing the protein MPRYEFRCRTCGDTFELSRPMAESSAPASCPAGHDDTVKLLSAVAVGGSSTAAPAQGASGGGGGGGCCGGGCCG; encoded by the coding sequence ATGCCTCGTTACGAATTCCGCTGCCGCACCTGCGGCGACACCTTCGAGCTCAGCCGTCCCATGGCCGAGTCCTCCGCTCCGGCCTCCTGCCCCGCCGGGCACGACGACACCGTGAAGCTGCTCTCGGCCGTGGCCGTCGGCGGCAGCAGCACCGCCGCCCCCGCGCAGGGCGCGAGCGGCGGCGGTGGCGGCGGCGGTTGTTGCGGTGGGGGCTGCTGCGGCTGA
- a CDS encoding Tellurium resistance — protein sequence MAFWDNLFPGRAAQFDMGGAASNTIDLTKRRPSVSLTKQGADTGNLRVNLSWRMRTSDLEGRSRQSGRLLRNPSQLFKPEVVQAHTQGVVNVDLDLGCLYELADGSKGVVQPLGGFFGDLNAAPYVKLSGDDRFGAPSGETIFVNLDHKDEIKRLLFFAYIYDQTPAFDRTHAKITLYPSNGPRIEIELDERAPQARSCAVFSVTNVKGELTVRREVRFVYGFQAELDRLYGWGLQWGRGYKTKA from the coding sequence ATGGCTTTCTGGGACAACCTGTTTCCGGGGAGGGCGGCGCAGTTCGACATGGGCGGCGCCGCGTCGAACACGATCGACCTGACGAAGAGGCGGCCGTCGGTCTCGCTCACCAAACAGGGCGCCGACACCGGCAACCTCCGGGTGAACCTCTCCTGGCGGATGCGGACCTCCGACCTCGAAGGGCGCTCCCGTCAGAGCGGCCGGCTGCTGCGCAACCCCTCGCAGCTCTTCAAGCCCGAGGTCGTCCAGGCGCACACCCAGGGCGTCGTCAACGTCGACCTGGACCTGGGGTGCCTGTACGAGCTCGCCGACGGCAGCAAGGGCGTGGTGCAGCCGCTCGGCGGCTTCTTCGGGGACCTGAACGCGGCGCCGTACGTGAAGCTGAGCGGTGACGACCGGTTCGGCGCCCCGTCCGGAGAGACGATCTTCGTCAATCTGGACCACAAGGACGAGATCAAGCGGCTGCTGTTCTTCGCGTACATCTACGACCAGACGCCGGCCTTCGACCGTACGCACGCCAAGATCACGCTCTATCCGAGCAACGGCCCCCGTATCGAGATCGAACTCGACGAACGTGCCCCGCAGGCCCGCTCCTGCGCGGTCTTCTCCGTCACGAACGTCAAGGGTGAGTTGACGGTCCGCCGCGAGGTGCGGTTCGTCTACGGCTTCCAGGCCGAGCTGGACCGGCTGTACGGCTGGGGACTCCAGTGGGGGCGCGGCTACAAGACCAAGGCGTAG
- a CDS encoding TerD family protein: MGVTLAKGGNVSLSKAAPNLVKVLVGLGWDARSTTGAPFDLDASALLCQSGRVLGDEYFVFYNQLRSPEGSVEHTGDNLTGEGDGDDESLIVDLTQVPAHCDKIVFPVSIHEADNRGQTFGQVSNAFIRVVNQADGQELARYDLSEDASSETAMIFGELYRYNGEWKFRAVGQGYASGLRGIALDFGVNVS; the protein is encoded by the coding sequence ATGGGCGTCACACTCGCCAAGGGAGGCAATGTCTCCCTCTCCAAGGCCGCTCCCAACCTCGTCAAGGTCCTCGTGGGTCTCGGCTGGGACGCGCGGTCCACCACCGGGGCCCCTTTCGATCTCGACGCCAGCGCCCTGCTGTGCCAGTCCGGCCGCGTGCTGGGGGACGAGTACTTCGTCTTCTACAACCAGCTCCGCAGCCCCGAGGGCTCCGTCGAACACACCGGCGACAACCTCACCGGCGAGGGTGACGGGGACGACGAGTCCCTCATCGTGGACCTCACCCAGGTCCCGGCCCACTGCGACAAGATCGTCTTCCCGGTCTCGATCCACGAGGCGGACAACCGCGGCCAGACCTTCGGCCAGGTGAGCAACGCGTTCATCCGCGTCGTGAACCAGGCGGACGGCCAGGAGCTCGCTCGCTACGACCTCTCCGAGGACGCCTCCAGCGAGACCGCGATGATCTTCGGCGAGCTCTACCGCTACAACGGCGAATGGAAGTTCAGAGCGGTGGGCCAGGGGTACGCGTCCGGGCTCCGGGGCATCGCTCTAGACTTCGGGGTCAACGTTTCGTAA
- a CDS encoding HpcH/HpaI aldolase/citrate lyase family protein: MRHFGHIPSATRTGLFHREPATFTADSPARTLAVALGATLYSPATRPRLADDVRKQAARGVVSMVLCLEDSISDGDVEAGEANLVRQFADLATGGTDVPLLFIRVRDPRQITDLVARLGDTVRLLSGFVLPKFTETRGRAFLEALAQAERTSGRRLFAMPVLESPELLHLETRAETLAGIASITDKYRDRVLALRLGVTDFCSAYGLRRSPDMTAYDVKIVANVIADVVNVLGRSDGTGFTVTGPVWEYFRPGERMFKPQLRRSPFLEGRAEDLRTALIEHDLDGLLREIELDRANGLLGKTCIHPTHVVPVHALSVVSHEEWSDAQDILRPEQGGGGVLRSAYTNKMNEVKPHRAWAERILLRAEVFGVANEDVGFVDLLTAGLAG, translated from the coding sequence ATGCGTCATTTCGGGCACATCCCGTCCGCAACGCGGACCGGGCTGTTCCACCGGGAGCCGGCCACCTTCACGGCCGACTCGCCCGCGCGCACGCTCGCGGTGGCCCTCGGGGCCACGCTCTACAGCCCGGCCACCCGGCCGCGGCTCGCCGACGACGTGCGCAAACAGGCCGCGCGCGGAGTGGTCTCCATGGTGCTCTGCCTGGAGGATTCCATCAGCGACGGCGACGTCGAGGCGGGCGAGGCGAACCTCGTCCGGCAGTTCGCCGACCTCGCCACCGGCGGCACCGACGTGCCCCTGCTCTTCATTCGCGTCCGCGATCCGCGCCAGATCACCGACCTCGTCGCCCGGCTGGGTGACACGGTCCGCCTGCTGTCCGGATTCGTACTGCCCAAATTCACCGAGACCCGCGGCCGCGCCTTCCTCGAAGCGCTCGCCCAGGCCGAGCGGACGAGCGGCAGGCGACTCTTCGCCATGCCCGTCCTCGAGTCCCCCGAGCTCCTCCACCTGGAGACCCGGGCCGAGACCCTCGCCGGAATCGCCTCCATCACCGACAAGTACCGCGACCGCGTCCTCGCCCTGCGCCTCGGTGTCACCGACTTCTGCTCCGCCTACGGCCTGCGCCGCTCGCCCGACATGACCGCCTACGACGTCAAGATCGTCGCCAACGTCATCGCCGACGTCGTCAACGTCCTCGGCCGCTCCGACGGCACCGGCTTCACCGTCACCGGGCCCGTCTGGGAGTACTTCCGACCGGGCGAACGCATGTTCAAGCCGCAGCTGCGCCGCAGCCCCTTCCTGGAGGGCCGCGCCGAGGACCTGCGCACCGCCCTCATCGAGCACGACCTCGACGGGCTGCTGCGCGAGATCGAGCTCGACCGCGCCAACGGACTACTCGGCAAGACCTGCATCCACCCCACCCACGTGGTGCCGGTGCACGCGCTCTCCGTCGTCAGCCACGAGGAGTGGAGCGACGCCCAGGACATCCTGCGGCCCGAACAGGGCGGCGGCGGAGTGCTGCGCTCCGCGTATACGAACAAGATGAACGAAGTGAAGCCGCATCGCGCGTGGGCCGAACGCATCCTCCTGCGCGCCGAGGTCTTCGGCGTCGCCAACGAGGACGTCGGCTTCGTGGATCTGCTCACCGCCGGACTTGCCGGCTGA
- a CDS encoding TerD family protein: MGVSLSKGGNVSLTKEAPGLTAVTVGLGWDVRTTTGTDFDLDASAILVSEEGKVRNDQDFVFFNNLKSADGSVEHTGDNTTGEGEGDDEQVKVSLATVPADVAKIVFPVSIYDAENRQQSFGQVRNAFIRVVNQAGGAEIARYDLSEDASTETAMVFGELYRHGAEWKFRAVGQGYASGLRGIAQDFGVNV, from the coding sequence GTGGGAGTCAGCCTCAGCAAGGGCGGCAACGTCTCGCTGACCAAGGAGGCCCCTGGCCTCACCGCCGTGACCGTCGGTCTGGGCTGGGACGTCCGCACCACCACCGGTACGGACTTCGACCTCGACGCCAGCGCCATCCTGGTGAGCGAAGAGGGCAAGGTCCGCAACGACCAGGACTTCGTCTTCTTCAACAACCTGAAGAGCGCCGACGGCTCGGTCGAGCACACCGGTGACAACACCACCGGCGAGGGCGAGGGCGACGACGAGCAGGTCAAGGTCAGCCTGGCCACCGTGCCGGCCGACGTGGCCAAGATCGTCTTCCCGGTCTCGATCTACGACGCCGAGAACCGCCAGCAGTCCTTCGGCCAGGTGCGCAACGCGTTCATCCGCGTCGTGAACCAGGCCGGCGGCGCCGAGATCGCCCGCTACGACCTCTCGGAGGACGCCTCGACCGAGACCGCCATGGTCTTCGGCGAGCTCTACCGCCACGGCGCGGAGTGGAAGTTCCGCGCGGTCGGCCAGGGGTATGCCTCGGGTCTGCGCGGTATCGCGCAGGACTTCGGCGTCAACGTCTGA
- a CDS encoding phosphoribosyltransferase, protein MVWTGTWVAERLGVELIGGEELPALLGLALRRNPKRAHLLVSSVLGKHVPQRPSVVYGSGLDLGRRVRELLGDEEAARSVVLGYAETATALGHAVADGLGLAPYLHSTRRPVAGVARAGGFEESHSHATSHLLLPEDPKLLAGGGPLVLVDDEFSTGNTVLNTIRALHARYPRERYVVVALVDMRSAADLGRLDAFAEEIGARVDLLSAAAGTVRLPEGVLERGQALVAEHERAYGSTGSAGPAPALTPTPAPAPGEVAVRVEIGWPAGVPDGGRHGFAPEHRERLEAALSAMADRIGEALRAPTAAAPPRVLVLGFEELMYAPLRLAAALEDAGHDVRYSTTTRSPVLAVDDPGYAIRTRLVFPAHDDPADGPGERYAYNVAGAGFDAVALVVDSAADTPELHAPDGLLAQLAAHVPRVVLAVVPSYTPDVPSYTPTVSEAPERSSMLPEPLRGPSFSSYAPEEVGWLLQDLSGVELEAPTEEREEAIQSGGAHYAESLPVEYQPSARYQELFHSALESSAERIARAVGTVTETVLAERPGRNPVLVSLARAGTPVGVLMRRWAQARHGLDLPHYAVSIVRGRGIDANALRWLAAHHDPADVVFVDGWTGKGAITRELAEAIKEFEATSDGPTGFDPEIAVLADPGSCVRTYGTREDFLIPSACLNSTVSGLISRTVLRSDLVGPNDFHGAKFYRELAGADVSGAFLDAVAARFDEVAETVEMDVKELLAADRTPTWEGWAAVERISEEYGIHDVNLVKPGVGETTRVLLRRVPWKILAKRGADADLAHVRLLAEQRGVPVEVVDDLPYSCVGLIHPQYTRGATGADGKAVVSQ, encoded by the coding sequence GTGGTGTGGACCGGAACGTGGGTCGCGGAGCGACTGGGCGTCGAACTGATCGGCGGCGAGGAGCTACCGGCCCTGTTGGGCCTCGCACTGCGTCGTAACCCCAAACGGGCGCACCTGCTCGTCTCCAGCGTGCTCGGCAAGCACGTGCCGCAGCGGCCCTCCGTCGTGTACGGCTCCGGCCTCGACCTCGGCCGGCGCGTCCGCGAACTCCTCGGCGACGAGGAGGCGGCGCGCTCCGTCGTCCTCGGCTACGCGGAGACCGCCACCGCCCTGGGCCACGCCGTCGCCGACGGCCTCGGCCTCGCCCCGTACCTCCACTCCACGCGGCGCCCGGTGGCCGGCGTCGCCCGCGCGGGCGGCTTCGAGGAGTCCCACTCCCACGCGACCTCGCACCTCCTGCTGCCCGAGGACCCCAAGCTCCTCGCCGGCGGCGGGCCGCTGGTCCTCGTCGACGACGAGTTCTCCACCGGCAACACGGTCCTCAACACGATCCGGGCCCTGCACGCCCGCTACCCGCGCGAGCGGTACGTCGTCGTGGCCCTCGTCGACATGCGCTCCGCCGCCGACCTCGGCCGCCTGGACGCCTTCGCGGAGGAGATCGGCGCCCGCGTCGACCTGCTCTCCGCCGCGGCCGGGACGGTACGCCTCCCGGAAGGGGTCCTGGAGAGGGGCCAGGCACTGGTGGCGGAACACGAGCGGGCGTACGGCTCCACAGGGTCGGCCGGGCCCGCGCCCGCGCTAACGCCCACGCCCGCGCCCGCGCCGGGCGAGGTCGCCGTGCGGGTGGAGATCGGCTGGCCCGCGGGGGTGCCCGACGGCGGGCGGCACGGCTTCGCGCCCGAGCACCGGGAGCGGCTGGAGGCGGCCCTGTCCGCGATGGCGGACAGGATCGGAGAGGCGCTGCGCGCGCCGACGGCCGCCGCGCCGCCCCGCGTACTCGTCCTCGGCTTCGAGGAGCTGATGTACGCGCCGCTGCGCCTCGCCGCCGCGCTGGAGGACGCCGGGCACGACGTCCGCTACTCCACCACCACCCGCTCGCCCGTCCTCGCCGTCGACGACCCCGGCTACGCGATACGCACCCGGCTCGTCTTCCCCGCCCACGACGACCCGGCCGACGGCCCCGGCGAGCGCTACGCCTACAACGTGGCCGGCGCGGGCTTCGACGCCGTGGCCCTCGTCGTCGACTCCGCCGCCGACACCCCGGAACTGCACGCCCCGGACGGCCTGCTCGCCCAGCTCGCCGCGCACGTCCCGCGCGTCGTGCTCGCGGTCGTCCCCTCGTACACGCCGGATGTCCCCTCGTACACGCCCACGGTCTCCGAAGCTCCCGAAAGGAGCTCCATGCTGCCCGAGCCCCTCCGCGGCCCCTCCTTCTCCTCGTACGCCCCCGAAGAGGTCGGCTGGCTTCTCCAGGACCTCTCGGGCGTCGAGCTGGAGGCGCCCACCGAGGAACGCGAGGAAGCCATCCAGAGCGGCGGCGCGCACTACGCCGAGTCGCTCCCCGTCGAGTACCAGCCCAGCGCCCGCTACCAGGAGCTCTTCCACTCGGCCCTGGAGAGCTCCGCCGAACGAATAGCCCGCGCGGTCGGCACCGTCACCGAGACCGTGCTCGCCGAGCGCCCCGGCCGCAACCCCGTACTCGTCTCGCTGGCCCGGGCCGGCACCCCCGTCGGCGTCCTCATGCGCCGCTGGGCGCAGGCCCGCCACGGCCTCGACCTTCCGCACTACGCCGTCTCCATCGTGCGCGGCCGCGGCATCGACGCCAACGCGCTGCGCTGGCTCGCCGCCCACCACGACCCCGCCGACGTCGTGTTCGTCGACGGCTGGACCGGCAAGGGCGCGATCACCCGCGAACTCGCCGAGGCGATCAAGGAGTTCGAGGCGACGTCGGACGGCCCCACGGGCTTCGACCCGGAGATCGCGGTCCTCGCCGACCCCGGCTCCTGCGTCCGCACCTACGGCACCCGCGAGGACTTCCTCATCCCCTCCGCCTGCCTCAACTCCACGGTCTCCGGCCTGATATCCCGCACCGTGCTCCGCTCCGACCTCGTCGGACCGAACGACTTCCACGGCGCCAAGTTCTACCGCGAACTGGCCGGCGCCGACGTCTCCGGAGCCTTCCTCGACGCCGTCGCCGCTCGCTTCGACGAGGTCGCCGAGACGGTCGAGATGGACGTCAAGGAGCTTCTCGCCGCCGACCGCACCCCCACCTGGGAGGGCTGGGCGGCCGTCGAGCGGATCAGCGAGGAGTACGGCATCCACGACGTCAACCTGGTCAAGCCCGGCGTCGGCGAGACGACCCGGGTCCTGCTGCGCCGCGTCCCCTGGAAGATCCTCGCCAAGCGGGGAGCCGACGCCGACCTCGCGCACGTCCGGCTGCTCGCCGAGCAGCGCGGCGTGCCGGTCGAGGTGGTCGACGACCTCCCGTACAGCTGCGTCGGCCTGATCCACCCTCAGTACACGAGGGGTGCGACAGGCGCCGACGGCAAGGCGGTGGTGTCCCAGTGA